The following are encoded in a window of Bacteroidales bacterium genomic DNA:
- a CDS encoding Crp/Fnr family transcriptional regulator, with protein MINEISETPVFKGVNASEIIRLLNTIHYQIRSYEPEHIIAYSGDKCEKLYILLAGSVRGEMFNYTGKNIVISEIHAPDTFAEAFLFADKNKLLINVIAKTSAKILIIYKNDLLKLLNNNKKILDNYLNIISNRFVIVTDKIKFLMIKSVKAKLANYILDLEKENEGKTSFMLGKTHKELAALFGITRPVLTRNLLQLKKDSFLEIKNKKIKIIDRERLIQLLN; from the coding sequence ATGATTAACGAAATATCTGAAACACCTGTCTTCAAGGGAGTTAATGCGTCTGAAATAATCCGACTTTTAAACACAATACATTATCAGATTCGTTCTTATGAGCCTGAACACATTATAGCATACAGTGGTGATAAGTGTGAAAAACTTTACATTTTGCTTGCCGGTAGTGTCAGAGGCGAAATGTTTAATTATACCGGAAAAAATATTGTAATTAGCGAAATTCATGCTCCCGATACTTTTGCAGAAGCATTTTTATTTGCTGACAAGAACAAACTACTGATAAATGTTATCGCTAAAACAAGTGCTAAAATTCTTATAATTTATAAAAATGATTTACTCAAGCTTTTAAATAACAACAAAAAAATCTTGGATAATTATTTAAATATAATTTCTAACAGATTTGTAATTGTAACTGATAAAATTAAATTTTTAATGATTAAATCTGTTAAAGCAAAGCTTGCAAATTACATACTGGATTTAGAAAAAGAAAATGAGGGTAAAACAAGTTTTATGTTAGGAAAAACCCATAAAGAACTGGCTGCATTATTTGGTATCACAAGACCTGTTCTCACCCGGAATCTACTGCAACTTAAAAAAGATTCTTTTCTTGAAATAAAAAATAAGAAAATTAAAATAATTGATAGAGAAAGACTTATACAACTTTTAAACTAA
- the hcp gene encoding hydroxylamine reductase: protein MFCYQCQETAKGTGCTIAGVCGKKEDLANMQDLLIFVLKGISIYAAKARELGIENEKVNKFVFDGLFMTITNANFDNNRIIEAVRKGLKIREEIKDAYIKAGGTIPENIHESATWTGNTIKEFEAKNGSVGVLATENEDVRSLRELVIYGLKGLAAYTEHAYNLKYEDNSLYAFMQKALTDTTNDNLSVDELVALVLETGKYGVDGMALLDKANTTTYGNPEITKVNIGVSNKPGILISGHDLRDMEDLLIQTEGTGVDVYTHSEMLPANYYPAFKKYSHFIGNYGNAWWQQKKEFESFNGPILFTTNCIVPPQKDAKYAERVFTTGASGYPGSKHIAEREESGRKDFSEIIELAKTCASPVEIEKGEIVGGFAHNQVIQLTDKIVDAVKSGAIKKFFVMAGCDGRHKTRSYYTEFAEKLPKDTVILTAGCAKYRYNKLQLGDIGGIPRVLDAGQCNDSYSLVVIALKLKEVFELGNINELPIAYNIAWYEQKAVIVLLALLYLGVKNIHLGPTLPAFLSPNVAKVLVENFGIAGIGDVEDDIEMFMKP, encoded by the coding sequence ATGTTTTGTTATCAATGTCAGGAAACAGCAAAAGGAACAGGCTGTACAATTGCCGGTGTTTGCGGTAAAAAAGAAGATTTAGCTAATATGCAGGATCTTTTGATTTTTGTTTTAAAAGGAATTTCAATTTACGCTGCTAAAGCACGCGAATTAGGAATTGAAAATGAAAAAGTTAACAAATTTGTTTTTGATGGTTTGTTTATGACAATCACAAATGCCAATTTCGACAACAATCGTATTATTGAAGCTGTTAGAAAAGGTTTGAAAATTCGTGAGGAAATTAAAGATGCTTATATCAAAGCCGGAGGTACAATTCCTGAAAACATCCATGAATCAGCAACATGGACAGGAAACACTATCAAAGAATTTGAAGCTAAAAACGGTTCAGTGGGCGTTTTAGCTACCGAAAATGAAGATGTCAGAAGCTTACGCGAATTAGTAATTTACGGATTAAAAGGTTTAGCAGCTTATACCGAGCATGCGTATAATCTAAAATACGAAGATAACTCGCTTTATGCTTTTATGCAGAAAGCTTTAACAGATACTACCAACGATAATTTAAGTGTTGATGAATTAGTTGCTCTGGTTCTTGAAACCGGTAAATACGGTGTTGACGGTATGGCTCTTTTAGACAAAGCAAATACAACAACTTACGGAAATCCGGAAATCACAAAAGTAAATATTGGTGTAAGTAATAAACCGGGTATTTTAATTAGCGGACACGACCTTAGAGATATGGAAGATTTACTTATCCAGACCGAAGGTACAGGTGTTGATGTTTATACACACAGCGAAATGTTGCCTGCAAATTATTATCCTGCTTTTAAAAAGTACTCTCACTTTATTGGGAATTATGGAAATGCCTGGTGGCAACAAAAAAAAGAATTTGAAAGTTTTAACGGGCCGATACTTTTTACAACAAACTGTATTGTTCCTCCTCAAAAAGATGCTAAATATGCTGAAAGGGTATTTACAACAGGAGCTTCAGGATATCCGGGATCTAAGCATATTGCTGAAAGAGAAGAAAGCGGACGTAAAGATTTTTCGGAAATTATTGAACTGGCAAAAACCTGTGCATCACCTGTAGAAATCGAAAAAGGAGAGATTGTCGGTGGTTTTGCACATAATCAAGTTATTCAGCTTACCGATAAAATTGTTGATGCTGTGAAATCAGGAGCAATAAAAAAATTCTTCGTAATGGCAGGTTGTGACGGTCGCCATAAAACCAGGAGTTATTATACTGAATTTGCTGAAAAATTACCTAAAGATACAGTAATTCTTACTGCAGGTTGTGCAAAATATCGCTATAACAAACTGCAATTAGGTGATATTGGCGGAATACCGCGTGTGTTGGATGCCGGACAGTGTAACGATTCATATTCATTGGTTGTTATTGCTCTTAAATTAAAAGAGGTATTCGAATTAGGAAATATAAACGAATTACCTATTGCGTACAATATTGCATGGTATGAGCAGAAAGCAGTAATCGTATTATTAGCATTGCTTTATCTTGGTGTAAAAAATATTCATTTAGGACCGACATTACCTGCTTTCTTATCACCAAATGTTGCTAAAGTTTTAGTTGAAAACTTTGGTATTGCAGGTATTGGTGATGTAGAAGACGATATCGAAATGTTTATGAAACCATAA